A genomic window from Yarrowia lipolytica chromosome 1D, complete sequence includes:
- a CDS encoding uncharacterized protein (Compare to YALI0D21098g, similar to CA5045|IPF4510 Candida albicans) gives MPPSLDENTTTSLEQPLNDLSIKVKPRVKGGISTEFLKHLPPHSRARLERHGVDLSRGYPERPTDIPFYLDEAVAVRADEQEYIPRGKNADPEKRALLKNATAVNNLSKHIGTEIVGVQLADLNEQQLDELALLIAERTVVFFRDQDLPPAKQLEIGQFWGSQIEKHPQVPHVPGYPGITVLWPDHQILEGRKANFKQPGGASGWHTDLVHEAQPAGLTHLHNDQIPSVGGDTAWSSGYGAYDKLSPAFQEFLNGKTAIYRSAHTYIDRNDPLAGPKHIEREHPLVRTHPVTGWKTLWVNRAMTVRIVGLEPKESDAILSYLYDVYEKNQDIQVRFRWQPTKEGLGTSAIWDNRISQHNAIWDYEGKEPRHGTRVTSLGEVPHFDPTSPSRREALHLGE, from the coding sequence ATGCCCCCTTCTCTCGACgaaaacaccaccacctcccTGGAGCAACCTCTCAACGACCTGTCCATCAAGGTCAAGCCCAGAGTCAAGGGCGGAATCTCCACCGAGTTTCTCAAGCACCTGCCTCCCCATTCCCGAGCTCGACTGGAACGCCATGGAGTCGATCTGTCCAGAGGCTACCCGGAACGACCTACAGACATTCCCTTCTACCTGGACGAAGCGGTGGCTGTGCGAGCCGACGAGCAGGAGTACATTCCCAGAGGAAAGAACGCGGACCCCGAAAAGAGGGCGCTGCTGAAGAACGCCACAGCCGTCAATAACCTCTCCAAACACATTGGAACCGAGATTGTGGGCGTCCAGCTGGCAGACCTCAACGAACAGCAACTGGACGAACTCGCCCTTCTCATTGCCGAGCGAACCGTGGTCTTCTTCCGAGACCAGGACCTGCCCCccgccaagcagctggaaaTCGGCCAGTTCTGGGGCTCCCAGATCGAGAAACACCCCCAGGTGCCCCATGTGCCGGGCTACCCCGGTATCACGGTCCTCTGGCCGGACCACCAGATTCTGGAGGGACGAAAGGCCAATTTCAAGCAGCCCGGAGGAGCCTCGGGATGGCACACCGACCTGGTCCACGAAGCCCAGCCCGCGGGACTTACTCATCTCCACAACGACCAGATTCCTTCGGTCGGAGGAGATACCGCCTGGTCCTCTGGATACGGAGCCTACGACAAACTCTCGCCGGCATTCCAGGAGTTCCTCAACGGCAAGACTGCCATCTACCGAAGTGCCCACACCTACATTGACCGAAACGACCCTCTGGCCGGTCCCAAACACATTGAGAGAGAACACCCTCTGGTTCGAACCCACCCTGTGACGGGATGGAAGACGCTGTGGGTTAACCGGGCCATGACGGTCCGAATCGTGGGCCTGGAACCCAAGGAGTCCGATGCCATTCTCTCGTATCTCTACGACGTGTACGAGAAGAACCAGGACATCCAGGTGCGGTTCCGATGGCAACCCACCAAGGAGGGACTTGGAACCTCTGCCATCTGGGACAACCGAATCTCCCAGCACAACGCCATCTGGGACTACGAAGGCAAGGAGCCCAGACACGGAACCCGAGTCACTTCGCTGGGAGAGGTGCCTCACTTCGACCCCACCAGTCCTTCTAGACGGGAGGCTCTGCATCTGGGAGAGTAA
- a CDS encoding uncharacterized protein (Compare to YALI0D21120g, similar to Saccharomyces cerevisiae ULP2 (YIL031W); ancestral locus Anc_7.197, some similarities with uniprot|O13769 Schizosaccharomyces pombe Ubiquitin-like-specific protease 2), whose protein sequence is MESSGGRQGANRHINQINAILTGTPANARRDSPSPSLHQQQQVPASVQIRAPNTRPSSLASLHERFSIAQRPVQSGSSRSGLQHTYGQRKRASPENERPPHNDIRNRPKVKGFVSNNKYLSAVSKRHKTNPEQPGVVEIGGDSKRIVARPYSTLKKTPSIGIPSDLTSSRLSHPLLKKFVKGSVSKPTIKELNDTTDDEDLFPNNKTNPDVPEKKTSEHVPPSPQPASKHKPNDHSLSNLDTHSVSSSSDDDDRPMKTKQEKALEKDRKHMSEKKKKGKRRDYTLLKPAPLGDFLAQRPKEETKPPPASFQVLEVYLDGHTWNQEYTDLRMEAEGISTGGEDENRLVMDVTYYLKKAMKVSIRPCPIMTDKAITIHLDDIQPVKYNESFQVLIFEGLSAGNILSDGSFFETLAIKLDPLVLNEQVERFLNLLPCFHKTLDDKIAAEQLISLGGDRKLFEKRLEEVKAVLEKKKEDMEEDMEEDKADKKGDGLDVAFPLRRSTRLAATKTPSVAFPDFGDTHHYQTKSGKQMEITAKDVEQLRECEYLNDTLISLFLQIEHDKLPEEGDTKTAHRLYKEALQLATDKAGRMPEEIFYRPLTYSNTYVFSTYFVHKLLSLDTKRPAEKYQLMKKWTSKIDIFSKQCVIIPIVEHNHWYVMILWNLEAAHKWKGRKHEAVAPATSVKKELTGLDRSSSPRVTRSQTRAHDAGEEPEKLKEEQVEDIRSTVKPETKAKKSYAPLKDDECIWMFALDSLNINHRTTAGLIFDYLHFEARERLKIEVPPNAFKNRDMPVPIQTNTWDCGVYLIHFVQMFFANPIKYLPHMAHFPHNKPRVKAEFRRMWSTTNQILDKREQLVKRVFQLKEGAANSGLRSKMLNPDMGDETPDDDSDDDVMITSSLNHSPTPKSEVKEAKQTEEEEKGKETLQEMMIVKMDKAEEEKAQKEKAQKEKAQKEKAQKEKAQEKAKKDVKYKAVAEDKAPEAVPGMHEDKEMDVGETKQVHPVEEDKMDVDVEEIKTSLDLDVEEAMGGVSTPDESIDVDSLDVEEIQPVHEAESSMVDVDPVDVDEFDFDDTPRKDSVKHGLLGNAFKNKWKQSDKSGKPQKDKDRTKSKTKWKHISIFERPQK, encoded by the coding sequence ATGGAGTCCAGCGGTGGCCGCCAAGGTGCTAATCGTCATATCAACCAAATCAACGCCATTCTGACAGGCACTCCGGCAAACGCCAGGAGAGACAGCCCGTCTCCATCACTacaccagcaacaacaggTGCCTGCTTCGGTGCAAATCCGAGCGCCAAACACCCGTCCGTCGTCGCTCGCGTCTTTACACGAGCGCTTTTCCATCGCCCAGAGACCGGTTCAAAGCGGGAGCTCCAGGTCAGGCCTCCAACACACCTATGGCCAACGCAAGAGAGCGTCCCCAGAAAACGAACGACCGCCTCACAACGATATTCGCAATCGCCCCAAGGTCAAGGGGTTCGTGAGCAATAACAAGTATCTTTCGGCCGTCAGTAAGCgccacaaaaccaacccCGAGCAGCCGGGAGTGGTGGAGATCGGAGGAGACTCGAAGCGTATCGTGGCGCGGCCGTATTCgactctcaagaagacTCCGTCGATCGGAATCCCTTCAGATTTAACCTCTTCTCGTCTCTCGCATCcgttgttgaagaagtttGTTAAAGGCAGTGTATCCAAGCCTACCATCAAAGAATTGAACGATaccaccgacgacgaggatcTGTTCCCGAATAATAAGACCAACCCCGACGTtcccgagaagaagactaGCGAACATGTTCCGCCATCGCCACAACCGGCATCGAAACACAAACCCAATGACCACTCGCTTTCCAACTTAGACACCCATTCTGTATCATCTTCCTCAGATGACGATGATCGGCCCATGAAGACCAAACAAGAAAAGGCTCTAGAGAAGGACAGGAAGCATATGAgcgaaaagaagaaaaagggTAAGAGAAGAGACTACACCTTGCTTAAACCTGCTCCTCTTGGAGACTTCTTGGCTCAAAGACcgaaggaggagacgaaACCCCCACCTGCCTCGTTTCAGGTGCTGGAAGTCTACTTGGACGGACATACGTGGAATCAGGAGTACACGGATTTGAGGATGGAGGCAGAAGGGATCTCTACTGGTGGGGAGGACGAGAATCGACTAGTTATGGATGTCACCTATTACCTCAAAAAGGCTATGAAGGTGAGCATCAGGCCGTGTCCTATTATGACAGACAAAGCTATCACCATTCATCTCGACGACATTCAACCCGTCAAGTACAATGAGTCTTTTCAGGTGTTGATTTTTGAGGGTCTCTCGGCAGGAAACATTCTCAGTGACGGTTCGTTTTTCGAGACTTTGGCTATCAAGCTGGATCCTCTGGTTCTCAACGAGCAGGTGGAGCGATTTTTGAATCTCTTGCCGTGTTTCCATAAAACATTGGACGACAAGATTGCTGCGGAACAGCTTATATCTTTAGGAGGAGACCGCAAGTTGTTTGAAAAGcgtctggaggaggtcaaggccgtattggagaagaagaaggaggatatggaggaggatatggaggaggacaaggcggacaagaagggcgaCGGGCTCGATGTGGCTTTCCCTCTGCGTCGCTCCACCCGATTGGCAGCTACCAAAACCCCATCTGTTGCCTTTCCCGACTTTGGTGACACGCATCATTACCAGACCAAGAGCGGgaagcagatggagatcACAGCCAAGGATGTGGAGCAGTTGCGCGAGTGCGAGTATCTCAACGATACGCTCATTTCGCTCTTTCTTCAGATTGAGCACGACAAGTTGCCAGAAGAGGGTGATACCAAAACTGCCCACAGACTCTACAAGGAGGCTTTGCAGCTGGCTACTGACAAGGCCGGCCGAATGCCCGAAGAGATTTTCTACAGGCCATTGACTTACTCCAACACAtacgtcttctccacctaCTTTGTGCACAAGCTATTGTCACTTGATACCAAGAGACCCGCCGAAAAGTACCAGCTGATGAAAAAGTGGACTTCTAAGATTGACATCTTTTCCAAGCAATGTGTGATCATTCCGATTGTTGAACACAACCATTGGTACGTGATGATTCTGTGGAACCTCGAAGCTGCTCATAAATGGAAGGGCAGAAAGCATGAGGCCGTTGCTCCTGCTACTAGTGTCAAGAAAGAGCTGACCGGTTTGGACCGATCTTCCTCTCCGCGGGTGACTCGTTCGCAAACTCGAGCACATGACGCCGGTGAGGAACCGGAAAAGCTCAAGGAAGAACAAGTGGAAGACATAAGATCTACTGTGAAGCCTGAGACTAAGGCAAAGAAGAGTTACGCGCCTCTGAAGGACGACGAATGCATCTGGATGTTTGCACTGGATTCTCTCAACATCAATCACCGAACAACAGCAGGTCTCATTTTCGACTATCTTCACTTTGAGGCTCGGGAGCGACTCAAGATTGAGGTTCCGCCTAATGCCTTCAAGAATCGCGACATGCCCGTTCCCATCCAGACCAATACGTGGGATTGTGGCGTCTACCTGATTCATTTTGTGCAAATGTTCTTTGCCAACCCCATCAAGTACCTTCCCCACATGGCTCACTTCCCCCACAACAAGCCCAGGGTCAAGGCCGAGTTTCGGCGCATGTGGTCGACCACGAACCAGATTCTGGACAAGCGGGAGCAGTTGGTCAAGCGGGTGTTtcagctcaaggagggtgCTGCCAATTCTGGCTTGAGAAGCAAGATGCTCAATCCGGACATGGGAGACGAGACCCCCGACGATGATTCTGACGATGATGTGATGATCACGTCCTCGCTGAACCATTCGCCTACTCCCAAGTctgaggtcaaggaggcgAAGCagacggaggaggaggaaaagggGAAGGAGACTTTGCAGGAGATGATGATTGTGAAGATGgacaaggccgaggaggagaaggcccagaaggagaaggcccagaaggagaaggcccagaaggagaaggcccagaaggagaaggcccaggagaaggccaaaAAGGATGTGAAGTACAAGGCCGTGGCGGAGGATAAAGCGCCTGAAGCGGTGCCGGGCATGCATGAGGACAAGGAAATGGACGTGGGGGAGACCAAGCAGGTGCAtccagtggaagaggacaagatggatgtggatgtggaggagattaAGACTtccttggacttggacgtggaggaggccatggGCGGGGTTTCTACGCCAGATGAGTCTATCGACGTGGACTCTCTCGACGTGGAGGAAATCCAGCCAGTGCATGAGGCCGAGTCCAGCATGGTAGATGTGGACCCTGTCGATGTGGATGAGTTTGATTTTGACGACACTCCTCGAAAAGACTCTGTGAAGCATGGACTACTGGGAAACGCGTTCAAGAATAAATGGAAGCAGTCCGACAAGTCTGGCAAGCCTcagaaggacaaggaccgGACTAAATCCAAGACAAAGTGGAAGCACATTTCCATCTTTGAGCGGCCGCAAAAATGA
- a CDS encoding uncharacterized protein (Compare to YALI0D21142g, similar to uniprot|Q01852 Saccharomyces cerevisiae YIL022w TIM44 mitochondrial inner membrane import receptor subunit singleton, similar to Saccharomyces cerevisiae TIM44 (YIL022W); ancestral locus Anc_7.196), whose amino-acid sequence MFSDPLHLHSIGRCKTLLARGYKLLEGPKHPFLQSEISVHFFTSTTTTIYHHSTMLRARQCLQVAKPASTRWFSASSALGKKDQTPMQVFMDTFKKEWGKSKELQDNIKALNDETGRMAESETFKRAKAAYANAQKGSSATSKQLKKAAGAVGSAAGAAWNSPVGQATRKGINVTADTLDKAAEPIRKTKAYKDIKDVIDDGSSIRYGGFEDKGSRRSRRMAEQQARIEEELRTGVKTGPVMPNEEAGSDLVVHATARASNRRMPKFDENSVIGKTGKGVASWWEESDNGFIATLRAVTSKVGRLFDETEAGKVIRMFKLMDPSFNQDQFMKTTREYIIPEVLEAWVTGDGETLKMWLSEAPYNIWATQTKQYTEQGLFADGKILDIRGVDIMSAKVLPPSDVPVYVISCRAQEVHLYRKAKTGELAAGTEDNIQQSTYVMVLTRVPEDMGNPETGGWKILEMVRGASRSWT is encoded by the coding sequence ATGTTTTCAGATCcgctccatctccactcCATCGGCCGCTGCAAGACCCTTTTGGCCCGTGGGTATAAACTTCTGGAAGGTCCCAAACACCCATTCTTGCAAAGTGAAATTTCGGTGCATTTTTTTACctctacaactacaactatcTACCACCACTCCACCATGCTACGAGCTCGACAGTGTCTTCAGGTGGCCAAGCCGGCTTCCACTCGATGGTTTTCGGCGTCCAGTGCGCTGGGCAAAAAAGACCAGACCCCCATGCAGGTCTTCATGGACAcgttcaagaaggagtggggcaagtccaaggagCTCCAGGACAACATCAAGGCGCTGAACGACGAGACTGGCCGAATGGCCGAGAGTGAGACCTTCAAGCGGGCCAAGGCCGCGTATGCCAATGCGCAGAAGGGTTCATCTGCCACgtccaagcagctcaagaaggccgccGGAGCGGTtggatctgctgctggagcggCGTGGAACTCGCCCGTTGGCCAGGCCACCCGAAAGGGAATCAACGTCACCGCCGACACGCTGGACAAGGCTGCCGAGCCCATTCGAAAGACTAAGGCGTACAAGGACATCAAGGACGTGATTGACGACGGATCGTCGATCCGATATGGAGGTTTCGAGGACAAGGGCAGCCGACGATCTCGACGTATGGCCGAGCAGCAGGCCCGAatcgaggaggagctgcgaaCCGGCGTCAAGACCGGCCCCGTCATGCCCAACGAGGAGGCTGGCAGTGATCTGGTGGTCCATGCCACCGCCCGGGCCTCCAACCGGCGAATGCCCAAGTTTGACGAAAACTCCGTCATTGGCAAGACCGGAAAGGGCGTGGCCTCGTGGTGGGAGGAGTCCGACAACGGATTCATCGCCACCCTGCGAGCCGTGACTTCCAAGGTGGGCCGACTGTTTGACGAGACCGAGGCTGGCAAGGTGATCCGAATGTTCAAGCTCATGGACCCGTCGTTTAACCAGGACCAGTTCATGAAGACTACCCGAGAGTACATCATTCCCGAAGTGCTGGAGGCGTGGGTTACCGGCGACGGCGAGACCCTCAAAATGTGGCTCAGTGAGGCCCCCTACAACATTTGGGCCACCCAGACCAAGCAGTACACCGAGCAGGGTCTTTTCGCTGACGGCAAGATTCTTGACATTCGAGGAGTCGATATCATGTCCGCCAAGGTGCTGCCACCGTCCGACGTGCCTGTCTACGTCATCTCCTGCCGAGCTCAGGAGGTGCATCTGTACCGAAAGGCCAAGACCGGCGAGCTGGCTGCTGGAACCGAAGACAACATCCAGCAGTCCACCTACGTCATGGTGCTGACCCGAGTGCCTGAGGACATGGGCAATCCCGAGACGGGCGGATGGAAGATTTTGGAAATGGTCCGGGGAGCCTCTCGATCGTGGACTTAG
- a CDS encoding uncharacterized protein (Compare to YALI0D21164g, no similarity) produces MAPRYWCKVCAVFVTDTTFERKVHEETAKHKSAWKQHLRGLYESSKEEGAKKDDLEREMAEIRKKVAQDGYEGMDKPLEAKSGSQDPAVAPKKTFYDKMEEKSKQDEKKPVIDTNTGTGVWESVQVIPPAAPPVVDGSEGVSEYVLSASKRAQKVNDEESTRWKIQEKQLEDDDLVLNRKRKLGSDSDRKGIKVDLKQEDGVKKEEVEMKTEDTDVKKEEGESKGSMFKRKKKKIKS; encoded by the coding sequence ATGGCCCCTCGATACTGGTGCAAGGTGTGCGCTGTATTTGTGACCGACACGACGTTTGAGCGCAAGGTGCACGAAGAGACGGCCAAGCACAAATCGGCGTGGAAGCAACATTTGCGCGGGTTGTATGAATCCAGCAAGGAGGAAGGCGCGAAAAAAGATGATCTTGAGCGCGAAATGGCCGAGATTAGGAAGAAGGTGGCCCAGGATGGCTATGAGGGGATGGATAAACCCCTAGAAGCGAAATCTGGGTCTCAAGATCCCGCGGTAGCGCCAAAAAAGACATTCTacgacaagatggaggagaagagtAAACAGGACGAAAAGAAGCCTGTTatcgacacaaacacaggAACCGGTGTGTGGGAAAGTGTTCAGGTGATacctcctgctgctccgCCTGTTGTTGATGGTTCCGAGGGGGTTTCAGAGTACGTTTTGAGTGCTTCTAAGCGAGCTCAGAAGGTGAACGATGAGGAGTCAACAAGATGGAAGATCCAGGAGAAGCAGTTGGAGGACGATGATCTTGTGCTCAACAGAAAACGCAAGCTGGGTAGCGATAGCGATAGGAAAGGTATCAAGGTGGACTTGAAGCAGGAAGATGGCGTTaaaaaggaggaggttgaaaTGAAGACGGAGGACACTGACGTTAAAAAGGAGGAAGGAGAGAGCAAAGGAAGCATGTTCAAgcggaagaagaagaagatcaaaAGTTGA
- a CDS encoding uncharacterized protein (Compare to YALI0D21186g, weakly similar to uniprot|Q09909 Schizosaccharomyces pombe Cell cycle control protein cwf19), whose product MDTPANTSDPRDTRDSKNTSHYERSRSDHRSDKHDTDDRRSTHRESSSRHSSSRSHRRHRSERSDRPERSERSERSDRHRSSRSSRSSRSNRDRSRSRESRRSDRRRHRDRSSDGDLRREQSHGSRSHEPRPGKWVIDESDEEDEIGGHVADTKGSVVLTRSDEINSLNKQIADDLRAKLQGKTPSTSKKEEDDSAEEDDDTEPGKKPEPVVLSAMDTQMMGPAVPPKPEDMTIAEMVAEERRLSHMGNASSRAAETISRDKGFSVDNDYADDNSSRLASLVSKKQIDLKNMAISQVQKMTKILDTCDLCAEDRAPNTSVISTGTRVYLSIAPKPELAAYSAVIVPIAHHKNTLECDSDEWEEIRNFQKCLAVMYMSMGLGVCFYENAARPWLFPHAHIVCIPVPLDLTNDISPFFQEAFLTSDTEWSQHRKVIQTGGKGKLGFQTSIAKEAPYVHVWLTIDGGVGHIVEDANKWPKDDRFAREVISGLLRCPVELAKRTVTWGEDKEMRAKFVTKWDKYDWTKQLE is encoded by the coding sequence ATGGATACACCAGCAAACACAAGTGACCCACGTGACACCAGAGACTCAAAAAACACGTCACACTATGAAAGGTCTCGATCGGATCACAGAAGCGACAAGCACGACACCGACGACCGACGTTCCACTCATAGGGAATCCTCGTCTCGCCACTCCTCTTCCAGATCACACCGTCGACATCGTTCCGAGCGATCTGATAGACCGGAACGATCCGAACGTTCGGAAAGATCAGATCGACACCGTTCGAGCCGGTCGAGCCGCTCTAGTCGCTCAAACAGAGACCGatccagaagcagagaaAGCCGAAGAAGTGACAGAAGGAGACACAGAGATAGGTCGAGTGACGGAGACCTTCGTCGAGAACAATCGCATGGGTCGAGATCGCATGAGCCGAGACCTGGGAAATGGGTCATTGACGAAtctgacgaggaggacgagattggaggtcacgtggcggACACTAAAGGATCGGTGGTTCTTACACGGTCGGACGAAATCAACAGTCTTAATAAGCAGATTGCCGACGATCTACGGGCCAAGTTACAGGGTAAGACTCCATCGACTTCtaagaaggaagaagatgactcagcagaagaagatgacgacACGGAGCCTGGCAAGAAGCCGGAACCGGTTGTTTTGTCGGCAATGGATACGCAAATGATGGGTCCTGCAGTTCCGCCCAAGCCTGAAGATATGACTATTGCAGAGATGGTTGCGGAGGAACGACGGTTGAGTCACATGGGCAACGCCTCGTCACGTGCAGCAGAGACgatttcacgtgacaaggGCTTTTCTGTCGACAACGACTATGCCGACGACAACTCTTCCCGTCTAGCTTCTCTTGTttccaagaagcagattgATTTGAAGAATATGGCCATTTCCCAGGTTCAAAAGATGACCAAGATTTTGGATACCTGTGATCTCTGTGCGGAAGACAGGGCTCCCAATACTTCTGTCATTTCGACTGGCACCCGTGTTTATCTGTCAATTGCCCCCAAGCCCGAACTAGCTGCGTATTCTGCTGTTATTGTCCCCATTGCTCACCATAAGAACACTCTGGAGTGCGATTCGGACGAATGGGAGGAGATTCGCAACTTTCAAAAGTGTCTAGCGGTCATGTACATGTCTATGGGTCTGGGGGTGTGTTTCTACGAGAATGCTGCCCGTCCTTGGCTCTTTCCGCACGCACATATCGTATGTATTCCCGTGCCTCTTGATTTGACCAACGACATCAGCCCCTTCTTCCAGGAGGCGTTTTTGACGTCCGACACTGAGTGGAGTCAGCACCGAAAGGTGATCCAGACTGGCGGTAAAGGTAAGCTGGGGTTCCAGACATCTATTGCCAAAGAGGCTCCTTATGTACATGTGTGGCTGACAATTGACGGAGGAGTGGGCCATATCGTCGAGGATGCCAACAAGTGGCCCAAGGACGACAGATTTGCTCGCGAGGTGATTTCGGGGCTGTTGAGGTGTCCGGTGGAGCTAGCCAAGAGAACCGTCACTTGGGGAGAAGATAAGGAAATGAGGGCCAAGTTTGTGACCAAATGGGACAAATATGATTGGACCAAGCAGTTGGAGTAG
- a CDS encoding uncharacterized protein (Compare to YALI0D21208g, similar to Saccharomyces cerevisiae RAD7 (YJR052W); ancestral locus Anc_1.492, similar to uniprot|O74999 Schizosaccharomyces pombe Putative DNA excision repair protein): MSDFGGVRLSCTSSAPIYRLVMGGETWQKKQNHATHRHMRHYRHRQAVTGSGEVRGPNSALTEFLKEQGITRRRESSEPPDEVGLEVGDQGQTSQTAIELSDNNTDDSSGSSADEDDPDIVRIRNLARRKRNWDESEDDPDMTSEEEIKGVKNPGQKDTCAVCGVLFVVTAFSRNHKNDALKLLCYDCTMEEVKKEKEAKKRDHNLRKLRKKQAEALLDQKQYIRVPKLQDMCITLITTHIDHVEALGDIGGENKNKISRILSRNRRLDSETMKFFFDTQLKNLEFWDCSNIDSESLRMIGSFCPNLEELVLGMCGRLRKEDLLYLGEKLKSLASLYIDGAFLISGDTWNVFFDMVGGGLKELTIKNSHRISSENIVYMCEKCPKLEKLVLSRLEGCTDPMGYEMAALTLGNLKEIEISYPQDESLVSDDLISGLVSTCGPQLKSINLDGCSALTDKTLGTLRACTALESLSLSHVDQLTDNGVASLFYQWENPGLSEIHMRKCIALGDDSFRVLVDNSGPTLKSISVNSWAEIGVDTVKTVCKSLPGLQDIDLGFCKGINDECVELLAENCPLLQKIEVYGDPGVTENCKVGDGIKLIGRMSDVV; the protein is encoded by the coding sequence ATGTCTGATTTTGGTGGCGTGCGTTTGTCATGCACCTCATCTGCACCAATTTACAGGTTGGTGATGGGAGGCGAAACttggcaaaaaaaacagaaccACGCCACCCATCGACACATGCGCCactacagacacagacaggCTGTGACGGGCTCGGGCGAGGTGCGTGGCCCCAACTCCGCGCTGACGGAGtttctcaaggagcagggAATCACGCGACGACGAGAGTCTTCCGAGCCACCTGACGAGGTGGGTCTGGAGGTCGGAGATCAGGGCCAAACGTCTCAGACGGCGATCGAGCTGTCGGACAATAACACGGACGACTCGTCCGGGTCCAGTgccgacgaagacgaccCAGATATCGTTCGCATCCGCAATCTGGCTCGCCGAAAACGCAACTGGGACGAGTCCGAAGACGATCCGGACATGAcatctgaggaggagatcaagggAGTCAAGAACCCGGGCCAGAAGGACACGTGTGCGGTTTGCGGCGTCTTGTTTGTGGTGACCGCCTTCTCCCGCAACCACAAGAACGACGccctcaagctgctgtGCTACGACTGCaccatggaggaggtgaagaaggaaaaggaggccaagaagcggGACCACAACTTGCGAAAGCTGCGGAAAAAACAGGCTGAGGCGCTTCTCGACCAGAAACAGTACATCCGAGTGCCCAAGCTCCAGGACATGTGTATCACTCTGATCACCACCCATATTGACCATGTGGAGGCTCTAGGAGATATCGGAGGCGAAAACAAGAACAAAATCAGCCGCATCTTATCGAGAAACCGTCGACTGGACTCGGAAACCATGAAGTTCTTTTTCGACACCCAGCTCAAAAACCTCGAGTTCTGGGACTGCTCCAATATCGACTCGGAATCACTCCGAATGATTGGCTCCTTCTGTCCCaatctggaggagttggttCTGGGCATGTGTGGGCGGCTGCGAAAGGAAGACCTGCTCTATCTGGGCGAAAAGCTCAAGTCGCTGGCCTCTCTGTACATCGATGGAGCGTTTCTTATTTCTGGAGACACTTGGAACGTCTTCTTCGACATGGTAGGAGGCggtctcaaggagctcacTATCAAAAACAGCCACCGAATCTCCTCGGAAAACATTGTGTACATGTGTGAAAAGTGCCCCAAGCTGGAAAAGTTGGTGCTGAGCAGACTCGAGGGATGCACCGACCCCATGGGATACGAAATGGCAGCTCTAACCCTGGGAAACCTCAAGGAAATTGAGATTAGTTATCCTCAAGACGAGTCACTTGTTTCCGATGATCTCATCAGTGGCCTGGTATCTACTTGCGGTCCCCAACTCAAGTCAATCAACCTCGATGGTTGTTCGGCGCTCACAGACAAGACTCTAGGCACTCTGCGGGCATGTACAGCTCTAGAGTCCTTGTCTCTGAGTCATGTGGACCAGCTGACCGACAACGGAGTGGCATCACTGTTCTACCAGTGGGAAAACCCCGGTCTCAGTGAAATCCACATGCGCAAGTGCATTGCTCTGGGTGACGATTCGTTCAGAGTGCTTGTGGACAACTCGGGACCGACGCTCAAGAGCATCAGCGTCAACTCGTGGGCAGAGATTGGGGTCGACACGGTGAAGACGGTGTGTAAGAGTCTCCCGGGGCTGCAGGACATTGACCTGGGCTTCTGCAAGGGTATCAACGACGAGTGTGTGGAGTTGTTGGCGGAAAACTGTCCCCTGTTGCAGAAGATTGAGGTCTATGGAGACCCGGGAGTGACGGAGAATTGCAAGGTGGGCGACGGTATCAAGTTGATTGGCAGGATGAGTGATGTCGTCTAG